The following are encoded together in the Oncorhynchus gorbuscha isolate QuinsamMale2020 ecotype Even-year linkage group LG03, OgorEven_v1.0, whole genome shotgun sequence genome:
- the LOC124032136 gene encoding leiomodin-1, translated as MSRRKVRNQRPAESEEDSDIDNLLAALTLAEVEELQSELTVIDPDPTVPVGLRQKNQTDKQPSIKYNRGAMLDYCERETKKLIQRELSFEEPTTDRVKRERLKKMGKSCDSFFYFKSDDQDDQDVMDLNFSAVETPKEDISKDEEEKPQSKNLKGEGGSGEGNEERPHSRLGGDEDKDHEKKEDKIVDKSNEVQVEENEKKEECINKEKGSNKTLDLISKLQTKKEDTKENEQKYIRKKTVSKTKDLISKLQGHADKDDTKEKEKKENPKKMKDSKIARGIFSKVEEKQKELRGTEVKEKRNIEKDKDSENTKSHRKPSRVQDETQIDSEKKTERTPNKNSKASNVNLENSSREERSAGEVMEGGEEDEEASMFDELLEHVRKDDPLMTELNVNNSDVIKTHTLIQFAEALQHNTHVKTFALANTRADDHVAYAIAGTLRNNTSLTNVILDSNHLTGKGILAVVHALEKNVTITELRFHNQRHICGGKTEMEMANVLRNNTRLLKLGYGFELAGPRMTMTNILSRNMDLQRQCRLEEKKQAQAQASQQPQPYQPTRQTPQPQTNTKKNTLPLGKFSCEPSTQPQSKSVGETKRTGNLLKTSPFLSPPNPSPEPFHKGSSKAVGKLNPKAWGSRSGPGSTTPPPQAGDGVSGPGSTPPPPQALKAGRSGPAPPPPPAPVLEGLRKALMPASQRKLNGQTSRHGERNTRDQLLDSIRNSTMKALKKVDVPKLLQ; from the exons ATGTCGAGGAGGAAAGTCCGGAATCAACGCCCCGCCGAGAGCGAGGAGGACTCCGATATTGACAACCTGTTAGCCGCTCTGACACTCGCCGAGGTGGAAGAGCTGCAGAGCGAACTGACCGTTATTGACCCGGATCCAACTGTGCCAGTCGGACTCCGGCAGAAGAACCAGACAGACAAGCAGCCGTCAATAAAATACAATAGGGGGGCAATGCTTGACTACTGTGAGCGCGAAACCAAGAAACTCATTCAAAGGGAGCTGTCCTTTGAG GAGCCAACAACTGACAGAGTGAAACGGGAACGCCTGAAGAAGATGGGGAAGAGCTGTGATAGTTTCTTCTACTTCAAGTCAGATGACCAGGATGACCAGGATGTCATGGACCTAAACTTCTCTGCTGTGGAGACCCCTAAGGAGGACATATCCAAGGACGAAGAGGAAAAACCTCAGAGCAAGAACTtgaagggtgagggagggagtggagagggaaaTGAGGAAAGGCCACATAGTAGGTTAGGGGGAGATGAGGACAAAGACCATGAAAAAAAGGAAGATAAGATTGTTGACAAAAGCAATGAAGTACAGGTTGAAGAAAATGAGAAAAAGGAGGAGTGCATAAACAAGGAGAAGGGTAGTAACAAAACACTTGATCTTATCTcaaaattacaaacaaaaaaagaaGATACAAAAGAAAACGAGCAAAAATATATCAGAAAAAAGACCGTCTCTAAAACCAAGGATCTGATTTCAAAGCTTCAAGGGCATGCTGATAAAGACGATActaaggagaaagagaagaaagaaaacCCCAAAAAAATGAAGGATAGCAAGATCGCAAGAGGAATTTTCTCTAAAGTAGAGGAAAAGCAGAAAGAACTCAGGGGTACTGAGGTGAAGGAAAAGAGGAATATTGAGAAGGACAAAGATAGCGAAAACACGAAATCACACAGGAAACCAAGTAGAGTCCAGGATGAGACACAGATAGACAGTGAAAAGAAGACAGAAAGGACTCCTAATAAAAACAGTAAAGCCAGCAATGTAAACCTAGAGAACAGTAGTAGGGAAGAACGCTCAGCTGGTGAAGTCATGGAGGGAggcgaggaggacgaggaggccAGCATGTTTGATGAGCTCCTGGAGCATGTCAGAAAAGATGACCCTTTAATGACTGAGCTCAATGTCAACAACTCAGACGTCATCAAGACCCACACCCTCATCCAGTTTGCAGAggcactacaacacaacacacatgtCAAGACGTTTGCTTTAGCCAACACCCGAGCTGACGACCATGTGGCTTATGCCATTGCTGGCACTCTGCGGAACAACACGTCTCTGACCAATGTCATCCTTGACTCCAACCACCTCACTGGCAAGGGAATTTTGGCCGTGGTACACGCCTTAGAGAAAAATGTAACCATCACTGAACTGCGCTTCCACAACCAGCGACACATCTGTGGAGGcaagacagagatggagatggCCAATGTCTTGAGAAACAACACCAGGTTGCTGAAGCTGGGCTACGGCTTTGAACTGGCCGGCCCAAGGATGACCATGACCAACATCCTGAGTCGGAACATGGACCTGCAGAGGCAATGTCGACTGGAGGAGAAGAAACAAGCACAAGCCCAAGCATCCCAGCAGCCTCAGCCATACCAGCCAACACGTCAGACACCACAACCACAGACCAACACAAAAAAGAACACATTGCCTTTGGGGAAGTTTTCTTGCGAACCTTCAACACAACCCCAATCCAAGTCTGTTGGTGAGACTAAGAGGACAGGAAACCTCCTGAAAACATCTCCCTTTTTGTCTCCCCCTAACCCTTCACCTGAACCCTTCCACAAGGGGAGCTCCAAAGCTGTGGGTAAGCTAAACCCTAAGGCTTGGGGTAGTAGGTCTGGACCAGGGTCTACAACACCTCCACCTCAGGCTGGGGATGGTGTATCTGGTCCTGGATCTACACCACCTCCACCTCAGGCTCTTAAGGCTGGCCGATCTGGACcagctccacctcctccccctgccccagTGTTGGAGGGCCTAAGGAAAGCCCTCATGCCTGCCTCACAGAGAAAACTCAACGGGCAGACTTCACGCCACGGAGAGAGGAACACTAGGGACCAGTTGCTGGACTCCATTCGCAACAGCACAATGAAAGCTCTAAAAAAg GTTGATGTTCCAAAGCTGCTTCAATAA